Within the Acidobacteriota bacterium genome, the region CTCCCGCCCAACCTGCACTAAGCTTGAGCCGCGTCCCAACCTTGGCCGGCGCGCCCGCCACAGAAGCTGGGGCCGCGGCGACTCAGGACGCGGCCATCGCGGACAAATATGCAACGGTGTTCGGCGCAAAGATTCACTATCTCGAGGCAGGCAGCGGGCCGGTTGTGATTCTGCTTCACGGGCTCGGCGGGAGCACGGCAAACTGGGCGCCGACGATTGCGCCGCTCGCGCAAAAGTATCGAGTGATCGTGCCCGACCAGATCGGTTTCGGTAAATCGGACAAGCCGATGCTGAACTACCGCGTGGGCACGCTTGTCGACTTTCTCGATGGCTTCTATAAGCAGGTTGGCATTCAGAAGGCGTCGCTTGTGGGCAACTCGCTGGGCGGATTCACGGCGGCCGCTTTTGCCATTGCTTATCCGGAAAAAGTGGACAAGCTGGTGCTGGTCGATGCGGCCGGTTTTGCGATCACCGGTGATCTGGATCCAAAAGTCCTCAAGGGCTTGAACGCTTCGACGCGGCAACAGGTAAGGGATCTCATATCGCTTGTCTTCTACAACAAGGCCCCCTTCAGCAGCGATATGGCAGTTGATGCATTCCTGGCGAGCAGGGTGACCGCCGGCGATGGGTATACGATTTCGCGGTTCATCGACTCGATCGCGCACGGCGAAGATATGCTCGACGGCAAGCTCGGCGCGATCAAGCATCCGACGCTGATCATCTGGGGAAGAGAAGACGGGCTAACGCAGCTTGCGATGGGCCAGCGCTTCAACAAAGAGATAGCCGGCTCGCAGCTTTTTATCATAGAGAAGTGCGGCCACGTTCCACAGCTCGAAAAGGCCGCGGAGTTCAACGCCGCGCTTATGAAGTTCCTGGGCGGCGCTGACG harbors:
- a CDS encoding alpha/beta hydrolase, which translates into the protein MSKLVKQDQFGRTRYGASAALLLLMISAASLAQTSHLAPTSPAQPALSLSRVPTLAGAPATEAGAAATQDAAIADKYATVFGAKIHYLEAGSGPVVILLHGLGGSTANWAPTIAPLAQKYRVIVPDQIGFGKSDKPMLNYRVGTLVDFLDGFYKQVGIQKASLVGNSLGGFTAAAFAIAYPEKVDKLVLVDAAGFAITGDLDPKVLKGLNASTRQQVRDLISLVFYNKAPFSSDMAVDAFLASRVTAGDGYTISRFIDSIAHGEDMLDGKLGAIKHPTLIIWGREDGLTQLAMGQRFNKEIAGSQLFIIEKCGHVPQLEKAAEFNAALMKFLGGADAASK